A DNA window from Actinomadura luzonensis contains the following coding sequences:
- the scpA gene encoding methylmalonyl-CoA mutase — MIPDFSGVPLNGLAKETGQEPQPGGETWETPEGIPVKPLYTARDLDGLDFLRTYPGAAPYLRGPYPTMYVNQPWTIRQYAGFSTAEDSNAFYRRNLAAGQKGLSVAFDLATHRGYDSDHPRVAGDVGMAGVAIDSIYDMRMLFDGIPLDRMSVSMTMNGAVLPVLALYIVAAEEQGVAPEQLAGTIQNDILKEFMVRNTYIYPPAPSMRIISDIFAYTSEKMPKFNSISISGYHIQEAGATCDLELAYTLADGVEYLRAGVAAGMDVDRFAPRLSFFWCIGMNFFMEVAKLRAARLLWARLVSGFGAKNPKSLSLRTHSQTSGWSLTAQDVFNNVARTCVEAMAATQGHTQSLHTNALDEALALPTDFSARIARNTQILLQQESGTTRVIDPWGGSYYVERLTHDLAERAWAHIEEVEEAGGMARAIEAGLPKLRIEEAAARTQARIDSGRQPVIGVNKYRATGDEDIEVLKVDNSAVRAQQLEKLARLRAERDGDAVRRALDALTKAAENPQPGLEHNLLKLSVDAARAKATVGEISEALERVFGRHAEQVRTISGVYRDESGPAENIERVRRACADFERAEGRRPRILVAKMGQDGHDRGQKVIATAFADLGFDVDVGPLFQTPEEVARQAVEADVHIVGVSSLAAGHLTLVPALRRALADLDAGDVMIVVGGVIPPGDHDELRAAGASAIFPPGTVIADAALGLLDQLTRRHTA; from the coding sequence ATGATCCCGGACTTCTCCGGCGTTCCGCTCAACGGGCTGGCGAAGGAGACCGGGCAGGAGCCCCAGCCCGGCGGCGAGACCTGGGAGACCCCCGAGGGCATCCCGGTCAAACCCCTCTACACCGCCCGCGACCTCGACGGCCTCGACTTCCTGCGCACCTACCCCGGCGCGGCCCCGTACCTGCGCGGGCCCTACCCCACCATGTACGTCAACCAGCCGTGGACCATCCGCCAGTACGCCGGCTTCTCCACCGCCGAGGACTCCAACGCCTTCTACCGCCGCAACCTCGCCGCCGGCCAGAAGGGCCTGTCGGTCGCCTTCGACCTCGCCACCCACCGCGGCTACGACTCCGACCACCCGCGCGTGGCCGGCGACGTCGGCATGGCCGGGGTCGCCATCGACTCCATCTACGACATGCGGATGCTCTTCGACGGCATCCCGCTGGACCGCATGTCGGTGTCGATGACCATGAACGGGGCCGTGCTGCCCGTCCTCGCCCTCTACATCGTGGCCGCCGAGGAGCAGGGCGTCGCGCCGGAGCAGCTCGCCGGGACCATCCAGAACGACATCCTCAAGGAGTTCATGGTCCGCAACACCTACATCTACCCGCCGGCCCCGTCCATGCGGATCATCTCCGACATCTTCGCCTACACCAGCGAGAAGATGCCGAAGTTCAACTCCATCAGCATCTCCGGCTACCACATCCAGGAGGCCGGGGCCACCTGCGACCTGGAGCTCGCCTACACCCTGGCCGACGGCGTGGAGTACCTGCGGGCCGGGGTCGCGGCCGGCATGGACGTGGACCGCTTCGCGCCCCGCCTGTCGTTCTTCTGGTGCATCGGCATGAACTTCTTCATGGAGGTCGCCAAGCTGCGGGCCGCGCGGCTGCTGTGGGCGCGGCTCGTGTCCGGGTTCGGGGCGAAGAACCCCAAGTCGCTGAGCCTGCGCACGCACAGCCAGACCTCCGGCTGGTCGCTCACCGCCCAGGACGTGTTCAACAACGTCGCGCGCACCTGCGTCGAGGCCATGGCCGCCACCCAGGGCCACACCCAGTCGCTGCACACCAACGCCCTGGACGAGGCCCTGGCCCTGCCCACCGACTTCTCCGCCCGCATCGCCCGCAACACCCAGATCCTGCTCCAGCAGGAGTCCGGCACCACCCGCGTCATCGACCCGTGGGGCGGCTCCTACTACGTCGAACGGCTCACCCACGACCTCGCCGAGCGCGCCTGGGCGCACATCGAGGAGGTCGAGGAGGCCGGCGGCATGGCCAGGGCCATCGAGGCCGGGCTGCCCAAGCTGCGCATCGAGGAGGCCGCCGCCCGCACCCAGGCCCGCATCGACTCGGGCCGGCAGCCCGTCATCGGGGTCAACAAGTACCGGGCCACCGGCGACGAGGACATCGAGGTGCTCAAGGTCGACAACAGCGCCGTCCGCGCCCAGCAGCTCGAGAAGCTGGCGCGGCTGCGCGCCGAGCGCGACGGCGACGCCGTGCGGCGCGCCCTCGACGCGCTCACCAAGGCCGCCGAGAACCCCCAGCCGGGCCTGGAGCACAACCTGCTCAAGCTGTCCGTGGACGCCGCCCGCGCCAAGGCCACCGTGGGGGAGATCTCCGAGGCGCTGGAGCGGGTGTTCGGGCGGCACGCCGAGCAGGTCCGTACCATCTCAGGGGTGTACCGCGACGAGTCCGGCCCGGCCGAGAACATCGAACGCGTCCGCCGCGCCTGCGCCGACTTCGAGCGCGCCGAGGGACGCCGGCCGCGCATCCTGGTCGCCAAGATGGGCCAGGACGGGCACGACCGGGGCCAGAAGGTGATCGCCACCGCCTTCGCCGACCTGGGCTTCGACGTGGACGTCGGCCCGCTGTTCCAGACGCCGGAGGAGGTCGCGCGGCAGGCCGTCGAGGCCGACGTGCACATCGTCGGCGTCTCGTCTCTGGCGGCCGGGCACCTGACGCTCGTGCCCGCGCTGCGCCGGGCGCTGGCCGACCTCGACGCCGGCGACGTCATGATCGTGGTCGGCGGCGTCATCCCGCCGGGCGACCACGACGAGCTGCGCGCCGCCGGCGCGTCCGCGATCTTCCCGCCCGGCACCGTGATCGCGGACGCCGCCCTCGGGCTGCTCGATCAGCTCACGCGCCGGCACACAGCGTGA